The Pigmentiphaga aceris DNA segment TCCGAACACGGCCATGCCGATCAGCATGATCCGGCGTCGTCCGTGCAGATCGGCCAGACGCCCAGCCGCCACCATGCAGGCCGACAAGGCCATCACGAAGCTGCTCACGATCCACTGCGAGCGGTCGATATCGGCACCGAGCGATTGCTGGATGTCGGGAATTGCGGTGTTGACGATGGTGAAATCGATGCAGCCAAGAAAGCTTGCGATGGCCACGCCGGTCAGTGCCAGCCAGCGGTTGCGGGAAATCGGAGGGGTGGGCAGAGACAACACGAAACTCCAGGACGAGAACGCCGGGATGCGTCCCCTGGTCGGCTGGAGTCTATCTGTGAGAAATGGGCGGCAGTTGTGGCGCTTTGTCGAAACACTTGAGCGTTTTAGTCTCAAGTGTTTGATTGTTCCTGGCGAGCAGCAAGTTGCCTCAGCCGTGGGACAGCACGGTCGGCCGGTCGGCAAACACGGCCTGCAATGCCTGCGCCATGTCTGTGATCGCACCCAGGCCAGGGTGCAAGTCGATGATCAGGATGCCGACTTCCTGGCACCACGGCGTCGTGGTCGAAAAATGGAATGTCAGGCGGTCTGGCGCGATCTGCACGGCATCAATGCCGCCGTAACCGGCCAGCGCCTGTCCACCCAGCGCTTGTCCACCCAGCGTTGCATGGTAGGTGTCCATGCCGAGTTCGGCGTCCTGTTCGTCGTCTTCCTGAGATCGCTGCAGGATCAGATAACACGCTGGATCGGGATCGGTGCTGTCGGCGAGGGCAACCGTCAGCACCTCGTCTTCGGTGTAGGCGGTGTAGACCTGCGCGGGAAAGTGAAGTGTCATGGGAGTACCTGTGATTTGGAGTGCACCTGTCGTGCAGCGGCATGTGCGGCGCAGATTACCCGCAATTTTCTACACTGGTGACTTCCTGTCCCGATTCATGCAGAGGTACGCCCAGTGGTGATGTCGATCGAACGCTTCAACGGTGTGCGCGCTTTTGTGCAGGCCGCGCAGGCGGGCAGCTTCAGCGAGGCAGCGCGACAACTGGGGCAGTCGCCATCCAGCATCGGCAAGGCAATTTCCCGGCTGGAACAACGCCTGGATGTGCGCTTGTTTCACCGCACCACGCGCAGCCTGTCGCTGACCGACGAGGGCCTGGCCTTTCATCGCAGCTGTGTGTTGGCGCTCGACGAACTCGAACACGCCGAGGCCGCCTTGTCGGCACGCAGACACATGCCAGCCGGGCGGCTGCGCATCGCACTGCCGGTATTGTTCGGCCGGTATCAAGTAATGCCGATATTGCTGAAGCTGATGCAAGTCCATCCTGCCCTGGAACTCGAAGCCGTCTTTTCCAATCGCCCGGTGGACTTTGCCGAAGAGGGGATTGACCTGGCAGTGCGAATCGGTGCCCTTGAGGACAGCCCCAGCTTGGCCGCACGACGCATCGGTGCGCAGGGCCTGGTGGTGTGTGCAGCGGCGTCCTATGTCGCCCGCCGTGGCTTGCCGTTAACGCGCGATGCGCTTGCCGACCACGATTGCATCGGCATGCTGCGTGACGGGCGTATCGAACCCTGGCGGTTCGACACCGTAACAAAGGAATTGCCCGTCACGCCCAGGCTGCGTCTGGGTGACCTGGAATCGGTACTGGCCGCTATGCGTGCCGGTCATGGGTTTGCGCAATTGCCCACGTGGTTGGTGGCGACGGAATTGGCCAATGGGGAACTGGTGGCCGCGCTGCCCCAGC contains these protein-coding regions:
- a CDS encoding Imm10 family immunity protein produces the protein MTLHFPAQVYTAYTEDEVLTVALADSTDPDPACYLILQRSQEDDEQDAELGMDTYHATLGGQALGGQALAGYGGIDAVQIAPDRLTFHFSTTTPWCQEVGILIIDLHPGLGAITDMAQALQAVFADRPTVLSHG
- a CDS encoding LysR family transcriptional regulator, giving the protein MSIERFNGVRAFVQAAQAGSFSEAARQLGQSPSSIGKAISRLEQRLDVRLFHRTTRSLSLTDEGLAFHRSCVLALDELEHAEAALSARRHMPAGRLRIALPVLFGRYQVMPILLKLMQVHPALELEAVFSNRPVDFAEEGIDLAVRIGALEDSPSLAARRIGAQGLVVCAAASYVARRGLPLTRDALADHDCIGMLRDGRIEPWRFDTVTKELPVTPRLRLGDLESVLAAMRAGHGFAQLPTWLVATELANGELVAALPQQAADKLPIHAIWPASRAMSARLRVTIDALRVDAGSLPRN